The Christiangramia salexigens genome includes the window CTCATAGCGAGCAAAATGCAATTGACATTCTACATATCCATTATCCTGTTCCCACACCAGCTGCCCGCCCTGATGGGGACAAATCGCTTCGGTTGCAACAAAATCACTAGTGGCATTACCTTCACCAATGCGGAAGAAAAGCACCCCATTCTTTCTCACCTGATCACCAACTGCGCTCAAACTAGATAATTCCACACTAACTTTAGAAGAATCGCCGCCATTTCCCGGGGAGGGATTGGAAGCAGGAGTTCCGTCATCGCCAGAACTACAACCAGATAATAAACATGAGCCCGCACACACCAGCAAGACACCTTTTCCCATGGAATTAATAAACTCTCCTCTTTTCATAGTATTTATATTTAATGAATCTTAAGTTGTTAATCCACCTGTTTTGGTCCCAGGTTAAAATTCCTTGAAATTGCAAATCCAAATCTAACACCTCCATCAGACCAACTTTTGGTAGTATTTGGAATAAAATTATTAGCTATTATATGCTGTGAATTTTGAAAATTCAGGCTAAATACATGACCTCCGGTCTCAAATTCCAACCCAATTCCCAGCGGATTGAAATAATCGGTTTGTAGATCATTTGACCTACTTAAACCATTTACAAGGGTGTAATCTGCTATGATGGATATGCGTTTGAAAATCTTAAGCCTACCGCCAATTCCCAATACAAAGAGATTGTCACTATCCCTGAAATCTTCCACCTGTGCTTCGGGCCTTATTAAAAAACCAGGATTCAGCATAAAAGAAAGACCTGAATTGAACTTCCTTGCGAGAATAGCCTGGAAAAAATGAGAAATACGGTCAAATTCTTCGGGAAATTCATTTTGGGAAAAGGCCTCTCGAGTGATCCAGCTACTTTGTTCAAAAAGAGTCACAGAAAAAGGAAGTGCATCTTCTTCCTGCCAAAACAACCTGTATTTGATCAGAGCATTATATGTCTCATTATATTTACTTCTTCCAATTCCCACTGTAAGATCATCGGTTATACCATAGTCAAATCCCAGATACAGATCTGTAGCTACATCCAAACCATAAAGAGTATGAGAACCACCAAACTCTCCTCCAATGTCTCCAAAACGATGCCCTACCCAAAAGGCCAGGTTTTTAGCTTTTTGAGTTTCATTGGTTTGAAGCAAAACAAGTTTTGGACTTTTAAAAGTAGCCTGCACCTTATAGTTGCTTTCACCAGAAAGGCTATCCATAAGGCTTTCTACATCCTGAGAATTTGCCACTCCGCTCACAAGGAGGCAAAGAATGAGTAATAATTTCTTCATTTCGGTATGATTTGATATTCAGCATTTACAGAGACCTCAATTTCTTCAGCAATATTTCGCCAAAGGATTTTGGGGATCTTTATATTATGATCCTTGCACTTCACTTTAAATTGAGAATCCAGAATAATACGTTTTCCATCTGCAGACTTATTGAGAATAGCCGAAAGTTGACGGGTCTCACTTTTACCATGCACCGTCAACTCTCCCTTAAATATCACTTTTTGAGATCTTCCCGCTTCAATATTTATAGGTTCCAAACTCTTGCCTTTGAAAGTAGCATCGGGATATTTGTCACTTTCCATATAATTCTCATTGAAATGTTCCTGCATCAAGGCCTTTTCAAATTTGAATGATCTGATAGCCACTTTAACCGAAATTGCTCCATTATCAAGGTTGATAACTGAAACAGCCGCATTCGATTTGGCTTCGATATCTTCAACTGGTGCCGAAGAATAAAAGCCGATCTCTCCAGCGGTAGTTTGGAAAAACTGGGCCTGTACCGAAAGACAGTTCCAGCAAAAAATTAAAAAGAGAATTTGCAATTGAAGAAGACGCATATACCCTATTTACGAATTATATTGAGATACAGTTTTAAACTATAGTCTTATAAA containing:
- a CDS encoding ubiquinol-cytochrome c reductase iron-sulfur subunit, coding for MKRGEFINSMGKGVLLVCAGSCLLSGCSSGDDGTPASNPSPGNGGDSSKVSVELSSLSAVGDQVRKNGVLFFRIGEGNATSDFVATEAICPHQGGQLVWEQDNGYVECQLHFARYEPDGDIIRGPQDASGSTRDLKVYPTSISGGTLTANIG
- a CDS encoding DUF5777 family beta-barrel protein; protein product: MKKLLLILCLLVSGVANSQDVESLMDSLSGESNYKVQATFKSPKLVLLQTNETQKAKNLAFWVGHRFGDIGGEFGGSHTLYGLDVATDLYLGFDYGITDDLTVGIGRSKYNETYNALIKYRLFWQEEDALPFSVTLFEQSSWITREAFSQNEFPEEFDRISHFFQAILARKFNSGLSFMLNPGFLIRPEAQVEDFRDSDNLFVLGIGGRLKIFKRISIIADYTLVNGLSRSNDLQTDYFNPLGIGLEFETGGHVFSLNFQNSQHIIANNFIPNTTKSWSDGGVRFGFAISRNFNLGPKQVD
- a CDS encoding YceI family protein produces the protein MRLLQLQILFLIFCWNCLSVQAQFFQTTAGEIGFYSSAPVEDIEAKSNAAVSVINLDNGAISVKVAIRSFKFEKALMQEHFNENYMESDKYPDATFKGKSLEPINIEAGRSQKVIFKGELTVHGKSETRQLSAILNKSADGKRIILDSQFKVKCKDHNIKIPKILWRNIAEEIEVSVNAEYQIIPK